The segment ACAGATGGCACATTTTCCCGGTTACTCATATCATAAGTTTAAGTATAAATCTATAGCTTAAGCTTGTGTAATGAAAAGCCCAATTTTAGCCACAGCCGTATTTATAACTACAATCAGCCTGACAACAACTGCCCAAGCAGCCAACTTTGAACACGTCAGGCAGTTATTAGCCACCAAGCAATGTCAAAACTGTGATCTAAGTAATGCCGGTTTAGTCATGGCTGACTTATCTGGAGCCAATTTAAGCGGTGCTAATCTCACAAATGCTAACCTTAGCCGTGCCAATTTAAGCGGCGCTGATTTAAGAGGCGCAAACTTAAGCGGTGCTGGTCTATTTGGGGTTAACCTCAGTCAAGCTAAACTCAGTGGGGCAAACCTAGCTGGCGCTGACTTGAGAAACACCTATTTAGCCAATACAGAATTTAATGATACTGAGCTTGATGGTGTTAACTTTCAAGGCGCAGTTGGTATACCCATGCAAATTGCTACACCAGAAGAATTCTATGCTTTAGGAGTTGCAGAAGCACAAAAAGGTAACCAAAAGCAAGCAATCAATTATTTTGATCAAGCGATCGCATCTCAGCCAGAATACGCAGGTGCTTATTTAGCCCGTGGTGTTGCTCGTTACCAAATATTTGATCGACAAGGCGCATTCCAAGATGCCGAAATTGCCGAAAAAATGTTTACAGCCCAAGAAAACGAGACAGGAATCCAAACCGCAGAAGCTTTTAAGAAAGAACTACAAACACCCTATTCTGAGAAAGTTAGTGCCGGTAAACCCAGCTTTTTTGACTTTGTGGGCAGTCTTGGCTCAGTTTTACTCCAGTTTTTACCTTTTTAAGCAGCGAGCGGGGAGTGGCAAAAAACTTTCCCATAACCAACGACTAAGGGACTTCCAAATAAAAAAATACTCAATCACCTAACACCAAAAAACTCTCAAAGTCTCATAACTCTGTGTCTGGTGTGGTATGCGCTACGCGCACGCTTTAGCGATACGTTTATTTGGATAATTTATTTCTTGGAAGTCCCTAATACAATTTCTTTATCAAGACATTGATAAGTCGCCGCAGGTAAGTCTGAGACTGGAAAAAAGCCTGTGGAGAACTTGTAAGTCCTGAATTACTTCAGGTGGATATCTTTGAAGCAGTCACGACCTGTAAAAAATTCTCTACAACAGGCGTTAAACTTTTTTGCTGCCAGATTACAGCAGTTTCTATTATAGGTACTTCCTCTAGGATAGGACGATAAGCTACACCAGACCTTTGAAGATTCTGTAGAGAAGATGGTATAATTGCTACGCCCATTCCAGCCGATACTAATCCAATAATAGTTTGCATTTGAATCGCTTCCTGAGTAATGTTAGGTTGAAAATTTACCTGCTGGAAAAGACTCATGATGCGATCATAAAGTCCTGGTGCTAGATAGCGTGGAAACATGATCAAAGGTTCACTTAGGAGAGATCGCACACAGATGTGTTCTTGTTGAGCGAATGAATGATTTGACGACAAAGCCACAACTAAGGTTTCTTTGCGAATACACTTATAAGATAGTGTGTCATTTTCTAAAGGTGGGTGAGCAAAACCCACATGAATCAGGGAATCTCTGAGTGCTTGCTCCTGTTGACTTGTCGTTAACTCCAGTAAGACTAGTTCTACTTCCAGAAATTGCTCGCGAAATTGTGACAAAATCAAGGGTAATAGGTCGTAAATTACCAAACTAGTAAATCCTATTCTCAGTTGACCTGTTTCACCTCTTCCAGTCCTTTGAGTCATAGCGACGGCTGTTTCTAGTTGCACCAGTAGTTGATAAGCCTCTTGTAAAAAAACCTTACCAGCCTCTGTTAGCTGTACTTGTCGCTTAGTTTTGCGATCAAAAAGTTTTACTCCTAGTTCTGCTTCTAGCTGCTGAATTTGTTGACTGAGAGGCGGTTGAGCTATATGCAGTTTTTCTGCCGCTTTACTGAAATGTAATTCCTCAGCTACAGCAATAAAGTAGCGCAGGTGTCGTAGTTCCATATTTTTAATAGTTTATAAGTCTCAAATTTAAATAAATATATATTGGACATCTCAAACAAGTCTATCTATGATACTCGTACATAAATTTGATCGAGGTCAGAGCAATGGGTGAAAAAACAATATCAGAGAATTTAAGAAGCCAAGTTGTTACCCAAGGAGTGCAGCGATCGCCTAATCGAGCTATGCTGCGTGCAGTGGGTTTTCAGGATGAAGATTTTAATAAAGCCATTGTCGGCATTGCTAATGGCTACAGTACAATAACTCCCTGCAATATGGGAATTAATAAACTGGCGCAAAGGGCGGAAATTGGCGTAAGAGAAGCTGGAGCAATGCCGCAGATGTTCGGTACTATCACCATTAGTGATGGTATTTCAATGGGAACCGAGGGGATGAAATATTCCCTAGTATCGCGAGAAGTTATCGCTGATTCCATTGAAACCGCCTGTACTGGACAAAGTATGGATGGTGTTTTGGCTATTGGTGGCTGTGATAAAAATATGCCAGGGGCTATGCTAGCGATCGCGCGCATGAACATTCCTGCTATTTTTGTTTACGGTGGCACAATTAAACCCGGTCACCACAATGGTAAAGATTTAACCGTCGTTAGTTCCTTTGAAGCCGTTGGTCAATACAGCGCCGGAAAAATTGACAGTGATGAACTTTTAGCAGTTGAACGTCAAGCTTGTCCTGGTGCTGGTTCCTGCGGTGGGATGTTTACAGCAAATACCATGTCTTCCGCTTTTGAAGCAATGGGCATGAGTTTAGCTTATTCTTCCACAATGGCAGCCGAAGATGCTGAAAAAGCCGACAGTACGGAAAAATCAGCCTTTGCCTTAGTTGAAGCCATTCGTAAGCAAATCTTACCTCGCCAGATTATTACCCGTAAATCTATAGAAAACGCCATTTCGGTAATTATGGCAGTGGGTGGTTCCACAAATGCAGTATTGCACTTTTTAGCGATCGCTCGTGCGACTGGAGTAGAACTCACCCTAGACGACTTTGAAACCATCCGTGGACGTGTCCCAGTTTTATGTGATTTAAAACCCAGTGGTAGATATGTCGCCACAGACCTGCACAAAGCCGGCGGAATTCCCCAAGTCATGAAAATGCTACTCGCGCATGATTTATTACACGGTGACTGTCTGACTATCACAGGTCAAACAGTAGCAGAAGTCTTAGCAGATATCCCCGCAGAACCACGCACCGACCAAGATGTCATCCGTCCTTGGGATAACCCCATGTATGCTCAAGGACACTTAGCCATCCTCAAAGGCAATCTAGCCACAGAAGGGGCTGTAGCCAAAATTACTGGAGTTAAAAAGCCAATCATTACTGGCCCTGCACGAGTATTTGAATCTGAAGAATCCTGTTTAGATGCTATTTTGGCAGGCAAAATTCAAGCAGGTGATGTTCTGATCATTCGTTACGAAGGTCCCAAGGGTGGCCCTGGTATGCGAGAAATGTTAGCTCCCACCTCCGCCATTATTGGGGCTGGGTTAGGCGATTCCGTAGGCTTAATTACCGATGGACGCTTTTCCGGCGGTACTTACGGCATGGTAGTTGGTCACGTAGCCCCAGAAGCAGCCGTAGGTGGTGCGATCGCCCTTGTAGAAGAAGGTGATAGCATTACCATTGATGCCACTAATCGCCTATTGCAGTTGAACGTCTCAGATGAAGAACTAGCCCGCAGACGTGCCAATTGGCAACCCCTACCGCCACGTTATACCAAAGGCGTACTAGCTAAATATGCCAAATTAGTATCTTCTAGCAGTGTTGGAGCAGTCACAGATTTAGACTTATTTAATGATTAGCCATTAGCCAAACAGAGACGTTGTATACAACGTCTCTATAACAGGTTTGGAATTCTTGAAATTGAATTGAAAATAGTTGCAGATCATCTTCTCCGCAGCTATATTTAAAAATATTGCCTAATCAGAGTTGATATCCGGTAAGAATTTTTACCAATCATCCCCAACATAGGGTCAGTTGTGAGATGTACTATGGCTTCTCAAATAGACATAAATTTGTCCGCAGAAGTTTTACAACGCTGGCAAACAGCGAAAAGTGCTGTAAACCAAAGCGTTAACTCAATAACTAACTCAGCACAGCAGTTTAGCCAGTCTTTAAAAGAAACAGCAAATACAAAAACGAATCAAGCACTTAATACAGTTACAACTACCCTAGAAAAAGCTCAAGATTCCATAGAACAAACTTGGCAAACTGCTGAACACATAAAAAATACAACATCAGTAGCACTACAAACTGCTGGTACTTCCTCTGTAAATGATTGGCTGAATCAACACCCAGCATTCTTGCGATTATTTCATATCCTTGACTGGGCAGTTAATCACCCCATTATCAGTTTCATCATTCTGCTTGTAGGGATTGCTCTGATTTGGAGTATTATCAAAGCAATTATCCGCCTGATTGAAACAGCTAGTTGGTCAATACTGCAAATTCCACTCAAATTAATTTGGGCTTTTCTTAAACTTAGCGTTGTTTCCTTAACTAAATTTAGAGGTTTTGCTGTTCAACCAGCGACAGATCCCCAAATGACTCACAAACTAGTAGTTTTACCTAATCAACAGAAAAACCAGCGATTAGCAGAAATTTCTAGCCGATTAGAAAAAATTCAACAAGAACAACAAGAACTTTTACAAGAAGCAGCAGACTTAATTGCTACAGAAAAAATAGAGACTTAGCAACTCTCAATTATCTCTTTGCTTTTCTCTCTGCGCCACCCTGCGGGAAAGCTT is part of the Nodularia sp. LEGE 06071 genome and harbors:
- a CDS encoding pentapeptide repeat-containing protein, whose protein sequence is MKSPILATAVFITTISLTTTAQAANFEHVRQLLATKQCQNCDLSNAGLVMADLSGANLSGANLTNANLSRANLSGADLRGANLSGAGLFGVNLSQAKLSGANLAGADLRNTYLANTEFNDTELDGVNFQGAVGIPMQIATPEEFYALGVAEAQKGNQKQAINYFDQAIASQPEYAGAYLARGVARYQIFDRQGAFQDAEIAEKMFTAQENETGIQTAEAFKKELQTPYSEKVSAGKPSFFDFVGSLGSVLLQFLPF
- a CDS encoding LysR substrate-binding domain-containing protein; this translates as MELRHLRYFIAVAEELHFSKAAEKLHIAQPPLSQQIQQLEAELGVKLFDRKTKRQVQLTEAGKVFLQEAYQLLVQLETAVAMTQRTGRGETGQLRIGFTSLVIYDLLPLILSQFREQFLEVELVLLELTTSQQEQALRDSLIHVGFAHPPLENDTLSYKCIRKETLVVALSSNHSFAQQEHICVRSLLSEPLIMFPRYLAPGLYDRIMSLFQQVNFQPNITQEAIQMQTIIGLVSAGMGVAIIPSSLQNLQRSGVAYRPILEEVPIIETAVIWQQKSLTPVVENFLQVVTASKIST
- the ilvD gene encoding dihydroxy-acid dehydratase — its product is MSENLRSQVVTQGVQRSPNRAMLRAVGFQDEDFNKAIVGIANGYSTITPCNMGINKLAQRAEIGVREAGAMPQMFGTITISDGISMGTEGMKYSLVSREVIADSIETACTGQSMDGVLAIGGCDKNMPGAMLAIARMNIPAIFVYGGTIKPGHHNGKDLTVVSSFEAVGQYSAGKIDSDELLAVERQACPGAGSCGGMFTANTMSSAFEAMGMSLAYSSTMAAEDAEKADSTEKSAFALVEAIRKQILPRQIITRKSIENAISVIMAVGGSTNAVLHFLAIARATGVELTLDDFETIRGRVPVLCDLKPSGRYVATDLHKAGGIPQVMKMLLAHDLLHGDCLTITGQTVAEVLADIPAEPRTDQDVIRPWDNPMYAQGHLAILKGNLATEGAVAKITGVKKPIITGPARVFESEESCLDAILAGKIQAGDVLIIRYEGPKGGPGMREMLAPTSAIIGAGLGDSVGLITDGRFSGGTYGMVVGHVAPEAAVGGAIALVEEGDSITIDATNRLLQLNVSDEELARRRANWQPLPPRYTKGVLAKYAKLVSSSSVGAVTDLDLFND